Below is a window of Flavobacterium sp. CFS9 DNA.
TGGATACTTTTTACTGTATGTAGGTCCGTGACTTGTACTGGTATGGAGCACAATTAGTATTTTATTCTTTTTACTGGCCTGAATCTGCTCTTTCAATCCTCTTAGTAAAACCTCATCATATTCGCATTCCTCCCCTTTACAATCCGCTTTTAATGCTTCTTTATTTTGATAGTTCTTGATATGAACCGGCGGCTCTCCCCAATTGGTTGTTCTCCAAATCACTTCAACATTATTGCGATACAAATAATTAGGCAAAATCTCATAGAGATCATTACTGTCTTTATGTTCTAAAATACATTTTACACCAGCAGTAGTATAAGTAGCGCAAGAATTGGCATTAAAATGAAATACATTTTCTGTTTTGGAAAGTAACGGATTGGTGTTTTTCTTATAACCGTAAAGAGAAAAATTTTGTCTCCTCGCCGATTCTCCGATAACCAAAACTACAACCGATTTCTCATTGTCTTTTATAACCGCATTTGGCAGCAAAATTTCCTTTTCATTTTTCTTGAACTTATGAATGTAAAATAGCGGTGTATTAACCGAATATGACCAGGGCATTGCAAGACCTCCAAGTCGTTTCGAATTTTTATCAATCCAAAGCCAATTACTGGCATTAACAAATACCAAAACGGCAATAAATACTAAAGTCACCGAAGCGGTAATTGAAAACTCCTTCAATGGTACCTTTGTTATTTTGGCTTTTGCGATGTAAATACTCGGAATAATTCCAAGAAAAACTACATATAAAATTACTTTAAAGGAAAAAAAACTGCTGGACTCTTCGTAATTCGTATTCAAAATATTACCGATCATACTTTCGTCAATGATGACGCTATAGGTATTCACAAAGTAAACTGCAATTGAACTGATCATAAAAAACAAGATCAGCAAAAATTTCCCAACACGTCGAGAGAGCGAAAACAGGAGGTATAAAACAAATGCATTAAGCACCAGCATTAAAATTACCAAACTCACAATCAAAACAATACCGTTCAGACTTTTATAATCGACATTGTTAAAAACAAAGGTGTAAAATGGCAGGTGGAAGAATAAAAAAATCAAAAAACTCATCAATAAAACAAAATGAGTTATTTTGAAATTATTTTTTTTTAAGGTAAACATAAGTGATCTTATAAAGTGAGACTGCTAAGCTAATAAACGAAAGATAATATATGATCAAATTTTCTCTAATAATTTTCTCGATCAAACAAATACAACAAATGATAAACAATGCCATAAAAATGGGATAGTATCTGTCATTGTTGATCCAGGCCCCTATTTTATATTTTCTGCTAATAAAAATACCTGTAATACCGGAAATATACCCCAGAATACTCCCTGTAATTACATCAAGAGGATAATGCGCCCCTACACCTACTCTTGTAAATGCTAAAATAAGTCCAATGGTAATGATCGATACCGACCACAGAATTTTAAATTTTAATCGCTGTGGCATAAAGGCAAATAAAATAATGGTCAGCACGGTAAAAACTACAATCGAATGTCCTGAAGGCAGACTATTGAAGCCACATAATTTTCTTCCCATGATGCATGTAATCTCACTATTATAAATCACAGCAGGTCT
It encodes the following:
- the eptA gene encoding phosphoethanolamine--lipid A transferase EptA; its protein translation is MFTLKKNNFKITHFVLLMSFLIFLFFHLPFYTFVFNNVDYKSLNGIVLIVSLVILMLVLNAFVLYLLFSLSRRVGKFLLILFFMISSIAVYFVNTYSVIIDESMIGNILNTNYEESSSFFSFKVILYVVFLGIIPSIYIAKAKITKVPLKEFSITASVTLVFIAVLVFVNASNWLWIDKNSKRLGGLAMPWSYSVNTPLFYIHKFKKNEKEILLPNAVIKDNEKSVVVLVIGESARRQNFSLYGYKKNTNPLLSKTENVFHFNANSCATYTTAGVKCILEHKDSNDLYEILPNYLYRNNVEVIWRTTNWGEPPVHIKNYQNKEALKADCKGEECEYDEVLLRGLKEQIQASKKNKILIVLHTSTSHGPTYSKKYPPKFETFKPVCNSVELGKCSQDELLNAYDNTIVYTDYILHSVIEDLKELKEYKSTMIFVSDHGESLGEKNLYMHGVPISIAPKEQYEIPFIVWVSDHSKQLKPNETLTQNHVFHSVLKFLNVESPVYDEKMNIFK
- a CDS encoding phosphatase PAP2 family protein, translating into MNTSIIKNYSKLKFSLYFLPLFCLAAVVLFLYYENALSVYNYAQIQKSTFLYINSHLGLYPNLQYNLTQLGDASIFLSFLALFVIYGPKLWEALLSGLLFSLLLSCPLKAIFAVPRPAVIYNSEITCIMGRKLCGFNSLPSGHSIVVFTVLTIILFAFMPQRLKFKILWSVSIITIGLILAFTRVGVGAHYPLDVITGSILGYISGITGIFISRKYKIGAWINNDRYYPIFMALFIICCICLIEKIIRENLIIYYLSFISLAVSLYKITYVYLKKK